The genomic DNA TCTCGAATCTTCCTTATCTTGTCGGACCCCACAAAAAGACCAAAATTTGCAATACCATGGACAGTGCCAGTTGTTCCTGAAGAAAGTCAATGGAGTAAAGAACTGTTAGGAGGTAAAAATAACACCATGGAAGACATAATTTCCAGAATTGGAAAGAAAGAAGAAGGTCTCCTTTTTGATATAAATGAATCAGATGTGCGAAATAACGGAGGTCCAAAAGACTCTTGCTGTATTTTGGTTAAAGTGAAAGGAGAATTTGATGTTAACGAACGTGAATCCCTTAAACAGATAATCAAGGACAAATTCAATATTCAAGATTCCAGAATGATTTTTGTGAAAATACCCATAATGGATGGAGAACCAGCTAATATCACCACACTAGTCAACACAAAAGCTATAGGTCCAAAGATACTTGAGATTGCAACAGAGGCAGAAGAATCATGGACAGCCTACAAAGAAGAGTATGGAAAATGGGGTCTTTCAAGTGATGAATTCAAGCAGGGGTTAATGGATGTTGTTCATCAGTTTAGCTAGGAGGTAATTATGTCTGATTTCAATTTTTTAGAAGATCTGGCCATACAAATTCAAGAGAACAGAAAGATACTTGTAGGTATAGAGCCTTCTCTGTCAGATGTCAACATGAGATTACATGAAATCCCATTGAAACGATCTACTGAATCCATTTTTGCTAAAATGACAGGATCCTCATATGATGATAAGTTTTCAGAACTAGAAAAGATAAAGAAGAATCTAGAAGATGAAAAACAAAGAATAGAACAACTAGTACATGATCAGCTTGATAAATTTCTGGCGGAGATTACATCACAAAACATCATAATCCCGTTGGATCCAAACCCAGTCATAATAGAAGGAAGAACAGTTTACAAATATCGTAATGAGGGAAAATTTGAAAATCTCTTCAACATACTTTGTGAACTGCTTGGACTTAGTTCTCCATTAGTAGTGAAAGATGTAATGCTGTCTCCAACCGAGATAGTTATTGCTGAAAAAGATGAGTTTGATGCAAAGCAAAAGTTTGTTAACAGTTTTAATGAAATACAAAATACGCTTCTTATAAAAAAACGTAATTAAATAAAGATGAATTCAAACTTTAACACTAGATATCATTATAAAAACTAAAACCTATAGTAAATGGTTCCTCAAGGGAAAAATTATAGATGGCATAAAAAATAATTTGGAAAAATAATATTAATTTTGAAAATATCATACGGCTGGATTAATTTATCTACATTTGTCAAACCCTACGAACAAAATCGATCTTATAGTAATTAATACAAGAGTAGCTAGATCTCCAAAAGAGAGTTTTTTCAGTATAGATTCTTACTTGATAAATCAAAAGTTGCTGTAAATATAATAAAATAATCATGATTATCCTTGAATCAAAATTAGTTTTTAATGAATTGTAATCATATACCTAAAAAAGCAGTATTTTTTTCCTAAAAATATTTCAATGTTTTGAAAATTACAAAAACAAATTATAACAGATCACGCCATATCCCTACAAATTCATCACTGTGAACTACAGTCTTTACCTCAAGAAAACCCAAGTGTTCAAGTCTTTCTCTTTTATCAAAATATTTGTAAATTCCTTCCTTGTCAGGGTAAATGGTAAGTGTTTCATGCTGTCCAGGTTCTAAAAGATCTGTCTGTACATCTAGCCCCTCAATGTATAACCTATGATGCTTATCACCATTATTAATTACGGTCAAAATATATGCAAAACTAGTTCGAGTAATCAAATAGGGATTTGCCTCTCCGCCTATTCCAGAAATTCCTTGGAGTTGGACCTTCCCGTCAATATCTTCGAAAGCAACAGTCTGCTCTACACGTTCCTGCCAGAAAATTGAAACATGTCTAACATTTCCCTGACCGATAAATCCAATTACTCCAGCCAAAGTCCCAACACCCACTACAATTGCAATAATTATCAAAGTCTTATCCCTTGAAATCATGATTCGTCTAAGACTAAGGCTTATTTTTAAATAGAATATGATTGTTAAAGTTGAAAGTCATTCTGAATTATGGCCTTATCAATTAAAAATAAAAAATAAAAAATTAATTTGTCGGATTCATCAAAGAAGCACGTTCTTTTGTTTTTTGGTCAACTAAAGCGTAAACATACTGACCTGGTTTAGCACTACAATCGCCAATATTTACTGCATGGCCATCCATGGTTTCAGCAACACACCCATCTTCTGTAACTGCAATTATCTTTACCATTTCTATGTTTTCGGCGGGCGCAGTATAGAACATCAAGTATGCAAAAAGTAGTCCTGCTCCTAGTGCAATTATTCCGGCTATGATAAAAGTCATATTTTTACTTGATTTTTTATCAGAGTAATTATTTACTGCAGACATACGGATCATTATGTTAGAATTAATTAAAAAGTAAATAGACATTTTCCATTAGTAGTTTTCAAATGTGGAAATTGTTTCTAAGCATTATATGATGAATTCACCAAAGTTTTTAACACTCCAAAATTAATGTCTTAGTTTTTTTGTAAGATCTAATTATATCATCAATATTTTTTGGTTTTTACTGTATAGGTAAAACTCATTGTGTGTTTATTTTTCAAATAATATATTCAAGAAATACGATTCTCACATTTGATAGCTATTGCTGAAAAATGTATTTTTGGTATAATAATGACATTCCAGTAGTTTAATTTGTGAAGTTCAAAAATATTGGAATTATTTTATCTATAATAATTGGAATTACAATTATCGGCACAATAGCCATAACACTAAATCAAACACAAGATAGTACTGACAAACATGCTGTCAGTCTTGATACTCTAAAGATACTGCTTCAAAATAAAGAACATGTTTTAGTTGTAGACATTAGAGATGCACAAGAATACCAATCAGGACATTTGGTAGGAGCATCACATGATGTTTTGGATTCTACAACTATTGAAAAAAGAGTAAATACCATCCAAAGTAAATTACCTGATGTTGCAGTAAGGTATAATTTTGTTTTAGTTGATGACGATGAAACCCAAGCAAAGCAAGTGGCTCAAAATATGACGGAGATGGGAATTCAAACTTTCTATCTTGATGGTGGAATGAATAATTTATCTGAAAATCTCGTAACATCTAATTCTCAGACTGTAATTGATTCTAAAGAATTGATGAAAAGATTAGAATCTAATGAAGATCTATACCTGCTTGATGTAAGACAACCTGATGAACTATTAGAATCAAAAATTGATGGTGCTGTGAACATTCCACTTGCAGAGATTTTCAAACCAAATGGTATGAATGCCATTCCTAATGACAAGCCAGTTGTTGTAATTTGCGGTTCTGGAAATCGAGCAACCATTGCATCTTATGCACTTGCTCAAGAAGGTATTGACTTTCAGGTTTTAGAGGGAGGAATGAATGCATGGAATGCTCAAATTAGAGAAAAAACGGACAAGTAGATTTACCAAATCTATTTTTTACAAATTAAGATATATTGTATCATAGGCTAAAAATTTTAGATTGGCTGATTTTAAAATTTTAGCAAAAGATTCAGAATTTAGAAAGTCAATTCTGAAAGCATTGTCAGATGATTATTCCAGAACCATAATGAATGTTACAATAGAGAAGCCAAAATCTGTAATTGATCTTGTAAAAGAGTGTAATGTTCCCATGACTACTGCATACAGACGTGTTCATGAACTTGAAGAAAATAAAATTCTCAAAGTTACAGGTTCAATAGTTACTGATGATGGAAAGAAATTCTTTCTTTACCAAAATAGATTAAAGGCAATCTATGTAGTATTTGGTTTGGAATCATTAGATGTGCAAATAATAGACAATGACGGGATGGGCACTAGTGCTTATTGGTAATCATTATCAAATTTCTTTTCTGTTAAAATTTTGTTTCTATTGATCATTTCATTATGCATAACATTGTGTATTTTTCAGACAATTCCCACCACTGAAAATCTATCATGGAATACGTGTTGATGTTTTTATACCAAAAAATATTTCACGATATAATGAATAGAACAATAACGTTCTCAGCTATACTTAGTATAGCAGTTCTATTGACTGCATCAATATCCATTACAATGGATTTGAGGCAGACTGCAGACGCTGCAAAATCAAAAGGGACATCCTTACCCGAGATAGGCTCATCAAAAGTCTGTGGGGACAGATTATGCTCAGAAGTTCCTGAAGAAAAGAGAAAAGTCATGACGAAAAGTTCAACTATTACTGATGTATCAATTAACATCGATTACCTATTTGAGAGAATGAACTCAGTTCACAAGAAACATCAATCTGAAATGAAGCAGATGTGGAAATCAATGACACCACAAAAACAATCCGAAATGTTCCAGAACATGAAGCAGATGATGGAAAAAATGGAGTCAATGGATACTGCTGAACACATGAAGATGATGGAAAAAATGATGATGCAAGATAAATCTCACATGGCACATGACGGAGAAAAGATGATGATGATGGGTAAAGAACCAGTCTACAACGAGACGCTAAACCCGAGACAGATTGACTATCCCAATATTTTGGGATTCAATGATCTCCACATACATGCAATCAGACATCTTGATGTCAACCAATCACATGGTTCAACAGATCATCTTTTGCAGACCATAGTTCATCATCACTGCAAGGTTTACGATGACAACACTGCATCATGTTTGCTGTTCCCATACGGAATGACAGATCAAGACAAGCCATACGGAATTGAATATGTCATCACAACTGATCAATACCAAGAGTTACCAGACGAGGAGAAACCATATTGGCACTATCACAAGACAGAGTTTCCAAGAGCATTAGCAGCATTCCCAGAGCTAACTGATGAAGAGATATCTAAAGTCCAGCCAGTCCTTGACGAGACCTACGGAAAGGTAGTCTACTTTTGGAACTACGGTGACACATATCCAATTGGTGAACCATACATTCTTGTTGTTCAGGATATTCCTGATCAATAACTTTTTTCTTTTTTCAAATAATGAATTCAAGGGAAATTAATTCAAATCCATAACTGACAATTTTCCTCTCAAAAACATACTTGTTGGATTCTTGGGTATGTATTGTTGTATCTTTCTTCAAAAACAGTAAAGCAAAAATCATATGTTTTAATGCAGTAACGTACACATCTAATGTTATAATGTCCATTATTACAGTTTTGATGTTAAATTATCCAACCATATTTAACACTTCAAAAATATATTGAAGAATTATTAAATAAAGAAAATGAAGATATATTCCTTTCACCAAGGATGTAGGATACAAATAATTAATTCAGGTTATGTTCGAAAAAAGACAATGTTTTTTGCCATGCGTCCTTTGACTCTTCAGGTGCATATCTATCGCCAGATGGATTTGCAAACGCATGGTTCACTCCAGGATATATGGTAATGTCATTTTCTATTCCAACCTCATTTAATGCAGATTCAAACTTAGCTACTGTCTCAGGGGGTATTCCTGAATCAAGTTCTGCAAACACTCCCAATATGGGCCAGTTTATTTTGGATAGTTCTTCTTTGTCCGTTACTGGTTGTCCGTAATAGATTACAGTGGCATCCATATTATCACTGTTTAGTGCAAGATTAAGAGACTGTCCTCCTCCAAAGCACCAACCTATTGAACCCATACTTGATGGAGTATAATTGTCTTCAAGGTAAGACACTGCAGTATTCATGTTCTCAGTCCACTGTGACTGCTCAAAGGAACTACGTAATTGTCGTGCCTCATCAGCAGTAGTTCCAACTTGACCATCATACAGATCAACAGCAAAGACAACATATCCATGGGATGCAAGTTTTTCAGCCATCTGTTTAATATTGTCATTTAGTCCCCAGAATTCATGTATCATTATTACTCCGGGATATTTTCCATCGGTGCTAGGCTTTGCAAGATACCCATCTGAATTTGCAAAATAGTCTGTCACGGTTATTGTCTCAACATCATATTCCCCTATCGCAAATATTGTAGAGTTGTTATTCTCATTTTTTTCATAGTCAGGTAGAACATGTATTGCCCATCCTCTCTCAATTAGTTTTGCAACAGATGATGGCTTGATGCATGCCGGCTGACCATTTGACATCTTCAACACTAGTTCTAGTCCTTCAGTGCATGTTACATGTGCAGGTTCCGTTCCAGATTTAACCTGTTTTACGGGTGGTGGAAAGTATGCAAGACCTTGTTTTGGAACAGATGTGGCTTGACTACCCATATTATCCATAATTTCATGAGTAGATTCTTTTTTATTTTGCGACGCATCTGCAAATATCACCCCAATCTTGTTGTTGTTGTAGTTTGGAAACCAAATGTTTCCATCATTATCTGAATGAATGAATTTGATATGTGTTTCAGGTGATGGCATATCATACTCGTCAATCATCTGAGTGGTCTGATCCAGTTTTCCCATCTTGTATATGCCAGTCATGCTAAACCATACATTGTCATATGGGTCTACCCATATTGCATACGATCCTGACGACTTTGAGCTTGTATCATATTCTTTTATCTCATTGGTTACAGGATCAAGGCTTGCTATCTTTCCTGCATTGTATTGTGTAATCCATAATATTCCATTACTATCAATTGCAATTCTTCTGGGGCCGCTGTTCTCAGTTGGTAGAGCATACTCGGTAACTTCTCCTGTAACTGCATCAACTCTTCCTACATGATGCCCTCGTAGTTCAGCAAACCATGCATTGCCTTTATCATCTGTAATTATCCCATAAGGATTTGCAGACTCAGTTAACGTTTCAAATTCCTGTATCTGTCCAGTAGTTATGTCCATCTTGCCAATCTGAGATGCACTCTGCTCTGTGAACCAAAGTGTATTCTCATCTGCAAATATTGGAGTGTGTGGTCCTGCATTTGCGGTAGGTGTTGAGAACTCTTCTATGGTTCCAGTCTGAGGATCAAGTTTTCCTATCTTTGCGGCACCCACTTCTGTAAACCATATGTTGCCATGAATATCAGAAACAAGCCCATGTGGTCTTGAAGAGGGTGTTGGAATTGAAAACTCTTTGAACTCTTCTGTATTGGGATTAAACATGCCTATTTTGTTTGAACTAAATTCTGTAAACCACACCATTCCATTTACTCCAACCACAATATCGTGTGGAGCAGAATCAGGAGTTGGAATGTTCCATTCCTTAACTGTAATAGAATCGGAATCAGCGTTAGCCTGTAAAACACCTGAAAAAACAAATATCATAATTGCAGATAATACTAAATTCAAATGCATAAAATAAAACAAACACAGTACAATATTTGGTTTATGATCCTAATATTGTCAAACTTACTGGTACATATGTAAAATGTACCATATAGGTTATCAAGTAATTGTTGCTATTATTAGATGAAGATGATTACAGTTATGCTAAACGGTGAAAATCAGAGACAGATAACCTAGCAAAAATTCATGAGTATTGTATATTTTAAAAATTGATTAAAGAAACAAACACATTATTGTTGATTTGAAGTAGCAATACAGAACTGTTTTGAATGAAACCAGAAAAAAATCTGAGACAATGTCGTTTAGGATTGAAGTTAAGGTACTGAATAAATTACGACAAGAGGCTGAAAATCAAGGGGTTAGTCTAAACGTTCTTGCAAACAAGATATTTTTGCAATATGCAATATGGGATGTTTTTGAACCTAAGGTAGGAATGATTCCGGTTGCAAAACCAATTGTATCTGCATTATTTGAGAAGCTTGATAAAAAGGAGACTGGCACTTGCAAACAAAATTGGCAAGAATGTTGTATCAGATATTGCACACTTTATGAAAGGAACTATTGATATGGAGTCCTTTATCTCATGGTTTGAAACAAGAATGAAGATATCGGAGTTTGAAATAAATCATACTGTTATTGATTCACTGCATAATTACATCATAAAGCACGATTTAGGATATAATTGGTCATTATATCATAAAACGGTATTAGAATTAATTTTCAATGATGTGTTTGAGAGAAAAATTGATTTTAATATAAATGATAGAATGATGGAAATATCATTTGAAAAATAACTATTTTATTTTCACAGTTCCAGTCATCCATGGATGAAGCATGCAGTTATAGCCATACAAACCTGTATCATCAAACGTTTGCTCAAATGTATCGCCAGGCATCATCATTCCAGAGTCAAAGAGACCATCATCACTGGTAATGGTATGTACAGAAGTATCTTTGTTAGTCCATGTCACCGTATCTCCAACGTTTGCCTGATTGAATTTTGGACTGAATGATTTGTTTGATGATGGCACTGCAGAACCTGTCTCCACATCACAAAGATTAGTCTCAATTATTTGAGATTCATCTATTTCAGTAGATACTGGGACACCATGTTGCTCATGTCTTGATGAACTAGCAGATATTTTTGTAATTTCACCATTAGTATCTGGTTGTTGTAAATTAATTGCAATCTATTTTTGCCATTCCCACATGTTAATTGATTTAGTCTTTGCCACATCAACACCGTCAACTGCATCAGTGGAAGCGTCCCTCACATCAAAGTAAGCCATAGTTCCTTTTTCTTCTGGAACTCCGTGCAAGTGGAATAGATATAGTCCAGATTCTTTCCATTTTGCCTCAAAGATTGTAGCATTTCCAGGACTTACCTCCCATGTCTGAGTACGAATAGGCTCATTCTCCCAGAGGCCTGAGATTATAGTGTCAAATATTGTACCATGAATATGAAACCCGAAAGCAGCAATAGCACCCATGTCCACATAGTATAGCCTTACCAATTCGTTAGTTTTTACAGGTAATGGATTGGACCAGTATTGATCAGCATATCCATTAAAAAAGACATAATCAGGATTCCAAAACTCCTGATCTTCTAGATCATATTCTCCTTTGACTAAGACATATTCTCGTGCAGGCTCCAATCCTTCCTTTGGATCTACAATGAATGCACCATACAAACCATTTCGAATATGCTCAGATACAGGCATCACATGGCAGTGATACATGAATAGTCCCGCAGGTTCTGCAATGAAATCATAGGTATACGATCCCCCTGGTAGAATTTCTTGGAATACACCATCATTTTTTTCATTGTGATCTCCATGAAAATGCATAGTATGAGGAAGCTTTCCATTATTGATAAAATTAATAATTACACGATCTCCTTCTGTTGCCCTTAATGTTGGACCAGGTATAGTACCGTTATAGGTCCAGGCCTCAACTCTAGTACCAGGAGCAATTTCAAGTGTTGTATCTTCAGCTATTACAGTATAGGTTCTAGTAATAGAATTGTGGATAGCATGATCATCTGCAAATGACTGTAAAGGTAATTCTGCATCTAAGGAAAAATATGGGTTTTATTATAATTTGAACCAAATCATCATAGCCTGTCATCTATACATCATACAAGATGACTCTACTGTTTTTTCTCTATAATATAGTAGCATATACAATCCTGCTATAGCGAAGTATGACTTAATATCCATTTTTGGTTTAATCAGAAATTTTTTAATTATTTTCATCCATAATTGGACTATACTCTTCAAATTTTCTTATTTCTTCATACATACTATCTTCAAATAGTTCAGGATTTTCTTTTTGAGCTTTCTTCATGAGTTTTTTAAAAGTGTCTGGATCTTCTAATTGTAGATCCAGTAGTATTTTTCCTATGGAAGCATCCAAATTACTCATACGATCTAACTATCACCATAGTATTTTTATTTGTTCTAAATCGCAAAATTTGTTCTTGATACCCATGGAGTATTGTAAATACTGCTATTTGGCCATTAATGTAAAAATCAGACTAAGGGAGAATGATCACAGTTTGGCTTGTGAAACTGGATAATCTTACAAATACAGAAAATCATATTATTCAAAAAGTAACAAAATTTGAATTCAGGTAGTTTTAGAGTTCCATGTTTAGACTTTGAATTTTTTTAATTACTATATCATGATCTCCTTCACTGTCAATTGATAAAATTAGTAATCCATCATCTAAAAATAGAGTGATCAGTTTTACAAGTTCTTTTGAGGTAATCATCCAATTTGTCTTTCCTAATGAATCATCAAATACTGCCTCCATACTTGCCTTAACAGATATTTGATAGTGTGCCAGATTACTCATCTCATCATCAAGAAGTGGTTCTGAATCATCCCTTCTAACAAATGCAATGATTTTTTTTTCCTTGATTCTACCTACAAATCTAATTGATTCATCTAAACTAAGAATTTTTTATAATCTTTTTTTGTCTCGTGTGAATCCAATAGATCCAAGTAAATTTTATCTAGATGCTCTTCTATTTCTTCTCCATGTCTCATAAAATTTATTTAAATTAGATTCTACATAATTGTTTTGTGTTAAATTTAAAAAATCAAGATCTGTTTACATCAGATCCTAAAGTTACTAGATATAATTAAAATCAAATAGAAATTATAAAATAACGATTATAATTTATAAAACTAAATTCAATTTCCTTTTACCTTACAATTTTTTTCTCCAGGAAGGCAATACACATAAAATTTAAACAATTCTGTTTTTGATGAAATCCCGTCAGTGACATCAACAAATGCCAAAAGTGTTTTGATATCGTCGAACTTTTTTGGAATCTCCCATGAAAACACAAAATTACCCTGCTGGTTTGTGCGACCATGAAATTCTCGTATAATATCTCCTCCATAATCCTCTATAGAGATAAAGACTTGAGCATCATTGACAGGAATTCTATCTTTATTTACTTGTATTTCTATAATGTGAGTTGTACCACGTCTTACTTGTTTTTCTCCAGTAATCCCAACTTCAAGTTCAGACGAGTCATATCTAGATTGATCTATAACATACATAGGTATTGAAATTGTAGATTCATTCTGATTTACCCCATCAGTTGCAAAGATTGTATACAAATCAGATGGAAGATTGTCTGGTAAAGACCATGGCATATACAATACTCCATTTTCATTTGTCTTACTTCTAATAGAGGTTATTTTTTCATCATCATTTTTGATTGTAATTTCCACGTTGTGTAGTATGTGCCATCCATATCCATGAAACACAAGATATTTCCTTCCATCGATAATTTCGGTTGTAATATTTAATCTAGGGCCATCTGCTACATTCTTTTCATCAGAAATTACAGAAAATGATGAACTGCTCTGCTCATTTTTTACCAAAACCCATCCTCTTTGAAATAAGGTGTTTTTGGTATCTTCAGTTACACATGCAACACGCATTCTATTATGTTTGTAAACAGGGATTTTGTCATCATTACATTTAACATCAATTAAAGCAATACCGGATTGGATTTGTTTTAGTGGTGAAAGAGATTGCTCTTCAACACTTAGTAGAAAATTAAATGTGCCATTTGCATTGCGCATTACTCCTGCTTTTGGATCAACATGTTCAGTAAATTCAACAAAAGGAATAGAGGTATCAATTTTTGAAATCTTTTCTTCCAACCCATCATCAAATGTGATTGTTATCAAAACATGTCCTTTTGTAAGCAATGTATTTGGATAAAAAGAAAGAGTAAATTCCACGTCATCTAAACGAATCGTATTGTTGGATTCAGATTCTAGGGTAAAAGGACCAATAATATGAAATAATTTTCCATCAATATTCTCAAGTTTATCTTTGCGTGGTTCTAGTATTATAGATGCATTAGAATCATCACAGGGTACAAGTGTATTACTTGGATCATATGTACACTGTGCAGATACATAATTTATTGTAATTAGACTTGTAAAACAAATCAAAATCAGGATGACAATTATAAGATATTTCATGATATGAATTAAATTCCAAATATAAAATTCATAAGTATATTGAATGTTTTACTCTATCTAGCAGGAATTAGAACGATCCATCTTAGAAGGTGCAGTTTTGGACAGATCTGATGGTATGATGTATAATTTTATTCCTATATTCAAAATTGGTCTAGGTGGAAAATAGGTATCAGACCTGCAGTACATCAGTTGGATCTCAATTAAAGATCTTTTCGAGATAGTATTATTTGTATTTCAAGCCTACAATATCTTCAATCCCTTATTTCTTGGTAAGACTTGTCTTTGGAGAATGAATAGAGTTTGTTTTGCTTACAAACTATAACGTGCATCCACAAATATTATTGGATAAAAAATTCAGTTTCCATTTCACTAATAGGGATGACGTATTAACCCATGATTTGAATAAAACAAGAGTTAGATAATAAATCCAAAGCAAGAGGCACATAGAACATTTACAGATATATGTCAATCTCATCAAGATAACTTTAAGCAAACTACAAATTTTACAAAGGATTAACAATATTGTGCTTTACCCAATTGTGATTTATGATAATCTGTGCACTTCTTGCACATTATATGCCAAACTTGTGAATAGATTGCTTGGTGGAAAAGTGGTGATGGTGGGACATTATACAGTACGTGGTAAGGAACTCAAAGAAGTAATATTTCCTAAAGATTATGATGGAACAGATATGTCATGGTTTGTCACAAAGAACAAGGCATACGGAGGAAAGGAATGTCTGAAAGAGCTGATAAGATATGGAATTTCAAGAATGCGAAAAACTAATCATTATGAATTTCCGAAAAATATATTTGCACTTGATAAGTGTACTTCAGACTGTAAAACAATAAAAAATGTGATTATCCGCTCTTACAGTATTATTACGGATGGAAAAATAATTGAGATTAGTAAATAATATGCATTATGTGTAGTTTCAGGTTTTTAGAAATTTCTATTCTGCAAGTATTTTCATTCTTCTGATTGTGAATTTTTCGGGTTTTATTATGATAAAACAAAGAAGATCTTTTTTCCCAATCACCTCACATTGATGTGGAAATAGATGCAAGGTATTCTGATGGAAGATACATGTTTTCAGCCGCAGTCAACATCATAGAGACCAAAGAATTCCATACTGTTGACACTTTACTTCTTAGAATTTAATAAAACAATGTACATCAAGATACACACCTTCAACAAATTCCAACAAGGATTCTTAGTTTGATCTAGAGAATGATTTCAATGTCTACGA from Nitrosopumilus sp. includes the following:
- a CDS encoding cupredoxin domain-containing protein, translated to MISRDKTLIIIAIVVGVGTLAGVIGFIGQGNVRHVSIFWQERVEQTVAFEDIDGKVQLQGISGIGGEANPYLITRTSFAYILTVINNGDKHHRLYIEGLDVQTDLLEPGQHETLTIYPDKEGIYKYFDKRERLEHLGFLEVKTVVHSDEFVGIWRDLL
- a CDS encoding OBAP family protein; protein product: MNRTITFSAILSIAVLLTASISITMDLRQTADAAKSKGTSLPEIGSSKVCGDRLCSEVPEEKRKVMTKSSTITDVSINIDYLFERMNSVHKKHQSEMKQMWKSMTPQKQSEMFQNMKQMMEKMESMDTAEHMKMMEKMMMQDKSHMAHDGEKMMMMGKEPVYNETLNPRQIDYPNILGFNDLHIHAIRHLDVNQSHGSTDHLLQTIVHHHCKVYDDNTASCLLFPYGMTDQDKPYGIEYVITTDQYQELPDEEKPYWHYHKTEFPRALAAFPELTDEEISKVQPVLDETYGKVVYFWNYGDTYPIGEPYILVVQDIPDQ
- a CDS encoding rhodanese-like domain-containing protein codes for the protein MKFKNIGIILSIIIGITIIGTIAITLNQTQDSTDKHAVSLDTLKILLQNKEHVLVVDIRDAQEYQSGHLVGASHDVLDSTTIEKRVNTIQSKLPDVAVRYNFVLVDDDETQAKQVAQNMTEMGIQTFYLDGGMNNLSENLVTSNSQTVIDSKELMKRLESNEDLYLLDVRQPDELLESKIDGAVNIPLAEIFKPNGMNAIPNDKPVVVICGSGNRATIASYALAQEGIDFQVLEGGMNAWNAQIREKTDK
- a CDS encoding plastocyanin/azurin family copper-binding protein, whose protein sequence is METGSAVPSSNKSFSPKFNQANVGDTVTWTNKDTSVHTITSDDGLFDSGMMMPGDTFEQTFDDTGLYGYNCMLHPWMTGTVKIK
- a CDS encoding ArsR family transcriptional regulator; its protein translation is MADFKILAKDSEFRKSILKALSDDYSRTIMNVTIEKPKSVIDLVKECNVPMTTAYRRVHELEENKILKVTGSIVTDDGKKFFLYQNRLKAIYVVFGLESLDVQIIDNDGMGTSAYW
- a CDS encoding multicopper oxidase domain-containing protein, with protein sequence MAEDTTLEIAPGTRVEAWTYNGTIPGPTLRATEGDRVIINFINNGKLPHTMHFHGDHNEKNDGVFQEILPGGSYTYDFIAEPAGLFMYHCHVMPVSEHIRNGLYGAFIVDPKEGLEPAREYVLVKGEYDLEDQEFWNPDYVFFNGYADQYWSNPLPVKTNELVRLYYVDMGAIAAFGFHIHGTIFDTIISGLWENEPIRTQTWEVSPGNATIFEAKWKESGLYLFHLHGVPEEKGTMAYFDVRDASTDAVDGVDVAKTKSINMWEWQK
- a CDS encoding dienelactone hydrolase family protein; amino-acid sequence: MHLNLVLSAIMIFVFSGVLQANADSDSITVKEWNIPTPDSAPHDIVVGVNGMVWFTEFSSNKIGMFNPNTEEFKEFSIPTPSSRPHGLVSDIHGNIWFTEVGAAKIGKLDPQTGTIEEFSTPTANAGPHTPIFADENTLWFTEQSASQIGKMDITTGQIQEFETLTESANPYGIITDDKGNAWFAELRGHHVGRVDAVTGEVTEYALPTENSGPRRIAIDSNGILWITQYNAGKIASLDPVTNEIKEYDTSSKSSGSYAIWVDPYDNVWFSMTGIYKMGKLDQTTQMIDEYDMPSPETHIKFIHSDNDGNIWFPNYNNNKIGVIFADASQNKKESTHEIMDNMGSQATSVPKQGLAYFPPPVKQVKSGTEPAHVTCTEGLELVLKMSNGQPACIKPSSVAKLIERGWAIHVLPDYEKNENNNSTIFAIGEYDVETITVTDYFANSDGYLAKPSTDGKYPGVIMIHEFWGLNDNIKQMAEKLASHGYVVFAVDLYDGQVGTTADEARQLRSSFEQSQWTENMNTAVSYLEDNYTPSSMGSIGWCFGGGQSLNLALNSDNMDATVIYYGQPVTDKEELSKINWPILGVFAELDSGIPPETVAKFESALNEVGIENDITIYPGVNHAFANPSGDRYAPEESKDAWQKTLSFFEHNLN